From the genome of Terriglobales bacterium, one region includes:
- a CDS encoding VWA domain-containing protein, with protein MRRTTEVSLLVLVFSIVILVLSAAAVAQDKTDQDNVFKKNVDLVSVYFTVRDDKKRLAGQLDRGEFRVLEDGKEQPIKFFANHSDVVLNVGVLLDTGTGMAWILNEEAAATSMFMQHVVRPTDLGFILSYHARVDTLQVPTSDTQLLQERVDEIRNWATTFGTPDQAPPPRTFPGPIPPIGPTGQPYNQHREAHLYDALRVSTLRYLQHEIGRKAVVVVAMSGDSKSESTLEDALEVLLQNDVIAYVLQIYDPPRDRTHRDHCDVIHTYERDEHGEEVLKKLAEATGGRMLEVRGMDRLNAALDEISNELHQQYSLGYYPENQNWDGKFRKIQIVTQQRGYKVYARKGYYAHPKYQAMQ; from the coding sequence ATGCGTCGGACGACAGAAGTGTCTCTGCTGGTCCTGGTTTTCTCCATCGTCATCCTTGTTTTATCGGCAGCCGCAGTTGCACAGGATAAAACCGATCAGGACAACGTCTTCAAAAAGAACGTCGACCTGGTCTCCGTGTACTTCACTGTACGCGATGACAAGAAGCGCCTGGCCGGCCAGCTGGACCGAGGAGAATTCCGGGTGCTCGAAGATGGCAAAGAACAGCCCATCAAATTTTTTGCCAACCACAGCGATGTGGTGCTCAACGTTGGCGTGCTGCTCGATACCGGCACAGGTATGGCCTGGATTCTCAACGAAGAGGCGGCGGCCACGAGCATGTTCATGCAACACGTAGTTCGACCGACTGATCTTGGCTTTATCTTGAGCTATCACGCCCGCGTGGACACGCTTCAAGTTCCCACCTCCGACACTCAGTTGTTACAGGAAAGGGTCGATGAGATTCGCAACTGGGCAACGACATTCGGTACTCCTGATCAGGCGCCCCCGCCGCGAACCTTTCCCGGACCAATTCCTCCCATTGGACCCACGGGGCAGCCCTACAACCAGCACCGTGAAGCCCACCTTTACGATGCCCTCCGGGTTTCTACACTCCGCTACCTTCAGCACGAGATAGGACGAAAAGCGGTGGTAGTGGTTGCCATGTCGGGGGATTCCAAGAGCGAATCCACGCTGGAGGACGCTCTAGAGGTCTTGCTGCAAAATGACGTCATTGCTTATGTCCTGCAGATCTACGATCCGCCTCGCGATCGCACGCACCGCGATCACTGTGATGTGATTCATACCTATGAGAGAGATGAGCACGGAGAAGAAGTGCTGAAGAAGCTGGCGGAGGCAACCGGGGGTCGCATGCTTGAGGTGAGAGGCATGGATAGGCTGAATGCCGCGCTGGACGAAATCTCAAACGAACTTCATCAGCAGTACAGCCTCGGCTACTACCCTGAGAACCAGAACTGGGATGGAAAATTCCGCAAAATCCAGATCGTCACTCAACAGCGAGGCTACAAAGTCTACGCCCGCAAAGGATATTACGCACATCCGAAGTATCAGGCGATGCAGTAG